A region from the Andrena cerasifolii isolate SP2316 chromosome 9, iyAndCera1_principal, whole genome shotgun sequence genome encodes:
- the LOC143372896 gene encoding uncharacterized protein LOC143372896 isoform X2 has translation MDGKVVDQKEYLRKYLSSGDGDDKKKKKKKRQRVGPKTVKIIDDDIDLKNMRPIEENEFDLFVTAEDAPQIAGVVDERGPVDFTDKRRWRIIANSDDGDLTITSQNKENARSKKLVNVSDDDFTPPRKQQKYSDNDLSPARISKSLRKQKKRSTKGEKDPDSDLSPPRRKYKKHNSDSDSSMETDLTSHKLKKKPSRKEKASDSDLSPPRRSKKHKSKKSMRYKDRNDSEASPPRRSRKDSDSDLGPPRQSNNYDSDLSPPRKSKKHKSKKSMKHKDRNDSDASPPRKSRKDSDSDLSPPRQGKHYDSDLSPPRKSKKHRSEKSMKHRGKSDSDASPPRRNLKNSDCESSPPKSRKDQNYDSDLSPPRRHDKRRDLQLSAKQKDRHDEPDLSPPRQRKTHKSSYFDPKGNRHDDDISPPSLHKHRDSHASSHKEKRYYNSDKNSRANRSREDDRDSYKCENNKWSNKYERDSKHHSRKESSHRKSSHDNEDNEKRMRKTLDGRRAGLQDAKSLREETEAHRIRETEQFRKLSKEVTGVGQAVIMRDSKTGRKRNLEAEAAEEREKQKRQSELNEKYAKWGRGLKQVEDREERLKDDLYEMSKPLARYADDADLDRRLRDQEREGDPMLDYIKQKQVKEGKRKPDRPKYEGSYMPNRFGIKPGHRWDGVDRSNGYEKRWFEAQNAKVARQEEAYKWSTSDM, from the exons ATGGATGGGAAGGTTGTAGATCAAAAAGAATATTTAAGGAAATATTTGTCCTCTGGAGATGGTGACgataagaaaaagaagaaaaaaaaaaggcaaaGAGTGGGACCGAAAAC AGTAAAAATCATTGATGATGACATAGACCTGAAGAATATGAGGCCGATCGAAGAGAATGAATTCGATCTGTTCGTCACTGCAGAGGACGCGCCGCAAATTGCCGGTGTGGTGGACGAACGTGGGCCGGTTGATTTCACAGATAAAAGAAGATGGAGAATCATAGCTAACAGCGACGACGGAGATTTGACTATCACTAGTCAAAACAAAGAGAACGCTCGATCTAAGAAACTTGTGAATGTTTCCGACGACGATTTCACTCCACCGAGAAAGCAGCAGAAATATTCTGACAATGATCTGTCGCCGGCAAGAATCTCCAAGTCTTTGAGGAAGCAAAAGAAGAGAAGCACGAAGGGAGAGAAGGATCCAGACAGCGATTTAAGCCCACCAAGAAGAAAATACAAGAAGCACAATAGCGATAGCGACAGCAGCATGGAAACAGACTTAACGTCTCACAAACTTAAAAAGAAGCCAAGCAGGAAAGAGAAAGCATCCGACTCTGATTTAAGCCCACCTAGAAGGAGTAAAAAGCACAAATCCAAGAAAAGTATGAGATACAAAGACAGAAACGATTCGGAAGCAAGTCCTCCTCGAAGAAGTAGGAAGGACTCTGATTCCGACTTGGGCCCACCTAGACAGAGTAATAACTACGACTCGGATTTAAGTCCACCTAGAAAGAGTAAGAAGCATAAATCCAAGAAAAGTATGAAACACAAAGACAGAAACGATTCGGATGCAAGCCCTCCACGAAAAAGTAGGAAAGACTCTGATTCCGACTTGAGTCCACCTCGACAGGGTAAACACTACGATTCCGATTTGAGCCCTCCGAGAAAGAGCAAGAAACACAGATCTGAGAAAAGTATGAAGCACAGAGGTAAAAGCGATTCAGACGCCAGTCCTCCTAGAAGAAACCTGAAAAATTCTGACTGCGAGTCGAGTCCACCAAAAAGTAGGAAAGATCAAAATTACGACTCGGACTTAAGCCCACCTAGAAGACACGATAAACGGCGGGACTTGCAGTTGAGTGCTAAACAAAAAGATAGACACGACGAGCCCGATCTCAGCCCACCTAGGCAAAGAAAAACGCATAAGAGTTCGTATTTTGATCCTAAAGGAAACAGACACGACGATGATATAAGTCCACCGAGCCTGCACAAGCACAGAGATAGCCATGCGAGTTCGCACAAAGAAAAAAGATATTATAATTCTGATAAGAATTCTAGGGCAAATAGATCCAGAGAAGATGACAGAGATTCTTACAAGTGTGAGAATAACAAATGGAGCAATAAATACGAGCGTGATTCCAAACATCATTCTCGTAAGGAAAGCTCTCACAGAAAGTCCTCGCATGATAATGAGGACAACGAAAAACGAATGAGGAAAACATTAGACGGACGAAGAGCAGGGCTCCAAGATGCTAAGTCATTGCGAGAAGAAACCGAGGCGCACAGGATACGAGAAACGGAACAATTCAGAAAG CTCAGTAAAGAAGTTACGGGCGTGGGTCAGGCTGTAATTATGCGAGATTCCAAGACTGGTAGGAAACGTAACTTAGAGGCGGAAGCAGCCGAAGAGCGTGAGAAACAGAAACGGCAATCTGAGTTGAACGAAAAGTATGCTAAGTGGGGAAGGGG CTTGAAACAAGTGGAGGATCGCGAGGAAAGGTTAAAAGACGATCTCTATGAAATGAGTAAGCCGTTAGCGAGGTATGCGGACGACGCTGATTTAGATAGGAGACTTAGAGACCAGGAAAGGGAAGGTGATCCCATGTTGGACTACATCAAGCAGAAGCAGGTtaaagagggaaagaggaaaCCAG ATCGACCAAAGTACGAGGGATCGTACATGCCAAATCGCTTTGGCATCAAACCTGGTCATCGGTGGGACGGAGTTGACAGAAGCAACGGATACGAGAAACGATGGTTCGAGGCACAGAACGCGAAGGTAGCTCGCCAGGAGGAAGCTTACAAATGGAGCACCTCCGACATGTAA
- the LOC143372896 gene encoding uncharacterized protein LOC143372896 isoform X1 produces MVTIRKRRKKKGKEWDRKRKLEFANTVFYFDSFNRKALCFRVKIIDDDIDLKNMRPIEENEFDLFVTAEDAPQIAGVVDERGPVDFTDKRRWRIIANSDDGDLTITSQNKENARSKKLVNVSDDDFTPPRKQQKYSDNDLSPARISKSLRKQKKRSTKGEKDPDSDLSPPRRKYKKHNSDSDSSMETDLTSHKLKKKPSRKEKASDSDLSPPRRSKKHKSKKSMRYKDRNDSEASPPRRSRKDSDSDLGPPRQSNNYDSDLSPPRKSKKHKSKKSMKHKDRNDSDASPPRKSRKDSDSDLSPPRQGKHYDSDLSPPRKSKKHRSEKSMKHRGKSDSDASPPRRNLKNSDCESSPPKSRKDQNYDSDLSPPRRHDKRRDLQLSAKQKDRHDEPDLSPPRQRKTHKSSYFDPKGNRHDDDISPPSLHKHRDSHASSHKEKRYYNSDKNSRANRSREDDRDSYKCENNKWSNKYERDSKHHSRKESSHRKSSHDNEDNEKRMRKTLDGRRAGLQDAKSLREETEAHRIRETEQFRKLSKEVTGVGQAVIMRDSKTGRKRNLEAEAAEEREKQKRQSELNEKYAKWGRGLKQVEDREERLKDDLYEMSKPLARYADDADLDRRLRDQEREGDPMLDYIKQKQVKEGKRKPDRPKYEGSYMPNRFGIKPGHRWDGVDRSNGYEKRWFEAQNAKVARQEEAYKWSTSDM; encoded by the exons ATGGTGACgataagaaaaagaagaaaaaaaaaaggcaaaGAGTGGGACCGAAAACGTAAGCTGGAATTTGCAAATACCGTATTTTACTTCGACAGTTTCAACAGGAAAGccttgtgttttag AGTAAAAATCATTGATGATGACATAGACCTGAAGAATATGAGGCCGATCGAAGAGAATGAATTCGATCTGTTCGTCACTGCAGAGGACGCGCCGCAAATTGCCGGTGTGGTGGACGAACGTGGGCCGGTTGATTTCACAGATAAAAGAAGATGGAGAATCATAGCTAACAGCGACGACGGAGATTTGACTATCACTAGTCAAAACAAAGAGAACGCTCGATCTAAGAAACTTGTGAATGTTTCCGACGACGATTTCACTCCACCGAGAAAGCAGCAGAAATATTCTGACAATGATCTGTCGCCGGCAAGAATCTCCAAGTCTTTGAGGAAGCAAAAGAAGAGAAGCACGAAGGGAGAGAAGGATCCAGACAGCGATTTAAGCCCACCAAGAAGAAAATACAAGAAGCACAATAGCGATAGCGACAGCAGCATGGAAACAGACTTAACGTCTCACAAACTTAAAAAGAAGCCAAGCAGGAAAGAGAAAGCATCCGACTCTGATTTAAGCCCACCTAGAAGGAGTAAAAAGCACAAATCCAAGAAAAGTATGAGATACAAAGACAGAAACGATTCGGAAGCAAGTCCTCCTCGAAGAAGTAGGAAGGACTCTGATTCCGACTTGGGCCCACCTAGACAGAGTAATAACTACGACTCGGATTTAAGTCCACCTAGAAAGAGTAAGAAGCATAAATCCAAGAAAAGTATGAAACACAAAGACAGAAACGATTCGGATGCAAGCCCTCCACGAAAAAGTAGGAAAGACTCTGATTCCGACTTGAGTCCACCTCGACAGGGTAAACACTACGATTCCGATTTGAGCCCTCCGAGAAAGAGCAAGAAACACAGATCTGAGAAAAGTATGAAGCACAGAGGTAAAAGCGATTCAGACGCCAGTCCTCCTAGAAGAAACCTGAAAAATTCTGACTGCGAGTCGAGTCCACCAAAAAGTAGGAAAGATCAAAATTACGACTCGGACTTAAGCCCACCTAGAAGACACGATAAACGGCGGGACTTGCAGTTGAGTGCTAAACAAAAAGATAGACACGACGAGCCCGATCTCAGCCCACCTAGGCAAAGAAAAACGCATAAGAGTTCGTATTTTGATCCTAAAGGAAACAGACACGACGATGATATAAGTCCACCGAGCCTGCACAAGCACAGAGATAGCCATGCGAGTTCGCACAAAGAAAAAAGATATTATAATTCTGATAAGAATTCTAGGGCAAATAGATCCAGAGAAGATGACAGAGATTCTTACAAGTGTGAGAATAACAAATGGAGCAATAAATACGAGCGTGATTCCAAACATCATTCTCGTAAGGAAAGCTCTCACAGAAAGTCCTCGCATGATAATGAGGACAACGAAAAACGAATGAGGAAAACATTAGACGGACGAAGAGCAGGGCTCCAAGATGCTAAGTCATTGCGAGAAGAAACCGAGGCGCACAGGATACGAGAAACGGAACAATTCAGAAAG CTCAGTAAAGAAGTTACGGGCGTGGGTCAGGCTGTAATTATGCGAGATTCCAAGACTGGTAGGAAACGTAACTTAGAGGCGGAAGCAGCCGAAGAGCGTGAGAAACAGAAACGGCAATCTGAGTTGAACGAAAAGTATGCTAAGTGGGGAAGGGG CTTGAAACAAGTGGAGGATCGCGAGGAAAGGTTAAAAGACGATCTCTATGAAATGAGTAAGCCGTTAGCGAGGTATGCGGACGACGCTGATTTAGATAGGAGACTTAGAGACCAGGAAAGGGAAGGTGATCCCATGTTGGACTACATCAAGCAGAAGCAGGTtaaagagggaaagaggaaaCCAG ATCGACCAAAGTACGAGGGATCGTACATGCCAAATCGCTTTGGCATCAAACCTGGTCATCGGTGGGACGGAGTTGACAGAAGCAACGGATACGAGAAACGATGGTTCGAGGCACAGAACGCGAAGGTAGCTCGCCAGGAGGAAGCTTACAAATGGAGCACCTCCGACATGTAA
- the Vdup1 gene encoding arrestin family protein Vdup1, translating into MTRKLSKFLILFDNTNLLYFPGHFLSGRVLIKLDDEAYVSGLHFHVIGEGVVRVRSQRAERVYDKENYIDFRMRLLEEPGEGPSLLSPGMHSFPFKFGLPLDLPSTFLGKHGWVQYYCKAALREPGGLTHKNQQVFIVMNPIDLNLEPPILAQPARQEIEQRVGVSCVSGGPVFCRVSLDRGGYVPGETIGISATVSNRSKVTMKSTKASLTETIQYLCRGKVLASETRELASVSRGKIRPGEGEEWLNEQMYVPPLPPTNLRECHLINVLYHVYFVISPKSLDKEIKLQIPIVLATYPLRQEGAPAGTAPSKRGAHYPSTLPIFRPWLDDKAFEIQE; encoded by the exons ATGACGCGAAAGCTGAGCAAGTTTCTCATACTCTTCGACAACACGAATCTGCTGTACTTCCCCGGACACTTTCTGTCCGGCCGTGTGCTCATCAAGCTGGACGACGAGGCTTA CGTTTCTGGACTGCACTTTCATGTCATCGGCGAAGGAGTGGTCCGCGTGCGTAGCCAGCGCGCAGAGAGGGTCTACGATAAAGAAAACTACATAGATTTTCGTATGAGATTACTGGAAGAACCAG GAGAAGGACCGTCGCTGCTATCACCGGGGATGCACAGCTTTCCATTCAAATTTGGCCTGCCCCTGGACCTACCGTCCACTTTCCTGGGCAAGCACGGCTGGGTGCAGTATTACTGCAAGGCTGCACTACGAGAGCCAGGCGGCCTGACGCACAAGAACCAGCAAGTCTTCATTGTGATGAACCCCATCGATCTGAACTTAGAGCCACCGATTCTGGCG CAACCAGCAAGACAGGAAATCGAGCAACGGGTCGGCGTTTCCTGTGTCTCTGGAGGTCCTGTGTTCTGCCGGGTGAGCCTCGACAGAGGTGGCTATGTACCTGGAGAGACTATTGGTATTTCAGCGACTGTTAGCAATCGGAGCAAA GTGACGATGAAGTCGACTAAAGCATCCTTGACCGAAACAATTCAGTACCTGTGCCGAGGTAAAGTGCTCGCGAGCGAAACACGAGAGCTGGCCAGCGTTTCCAGAGGGAAAATCCGTCCCGGCGAAGGGGAGGAGTGGTTGAACGAACAGATGTACGTTCCTCCATTACCGCCCACCAATCTACGGGAGTGCCACCTCATCAACGTCCTTTATCACGTTTAC ttTGTAATCAGCCCAAAGAGCTTGGATAAGGAGATCAAGTTGCAAATACCAATTGTGCTAGCCACGTATCCTCTGAGACAAGAAGGTGCCCCAGCGGGAACAGCGCCATCGAAAAGAGGAGCACATTATCCGTCAACGCTGCCGATATTTCGGCCATGGTTGGACGATAAAGCTTTCGAAATACAAGAGTAA
- the LOC143373440 gene encoding UPF0235 protein C15orf40 homolog codes for MTWYCKSTCLRKKILQYLTDTREMSKQGSKKAGKPQKAGINEEIKGPVGLDKRGNVTIKVHAKPGAKHNNVTDISDESVGVAISAPPVEGEANTELVKYLASVLGTRKSDVTLDRGSKSRQKVVVVSGTTVEKVLEKLKGEMGT; via the exons ATGACGTGGTACTGTAAAAGTACATGCTTGCGCAAAAAGATTTTGCAATATTTAACCGATACTCGCGAAATGTCGAAGCAGGGATCGAAGAAAGCTGGGAAACCTCAGAAAGCAGGAATTAACGAG GAAATTAAGGGGCCCGTGGGGCTAGATAAACGCGGAAATGTTACTATTAAAGTACATGCAAAGCCTGGAGCGAAACATAACAATGTAACGG ATATATCTGATGAATCAGTGGGCGTCGCGATATCCGCACCTCCCGTTGAGGGTGAAGCAAACACGGAGCTTGTAAAATATTTGGCTTCCGTGTTAGGGACGAGAAAGTCCGACGTAACGTTAGACAGA GGCTCCAAAAGCCGACAGAAGGTTGTGGTAGTGTCTGGGACCACTGTGGAGAaggttttggaaaaattaaaaggagAGATGGGAACTTGA
- the LOC143373439 gene encoding coiled-coil domain-containing protein 124 — protein MPKKFVGENSKAVAARTRKAAAKEAETSKKAMEAEEKAWQDDDKQFLKRQQRQEKQEKKRQEYLEKKAEAKAQLEKEMATIKVGVKQPPAKITRADIMVVKEKRNPVPTKKKEDDKPLEENLNRLTIEGETAHGIDEALTILSTKEQEIDHHPEKRVKAAYASFEEKMMPIIKEENPTLRLSQLKQILKKEWMKSPENPLNQKLLLNH, from the exons ATGCCCAAAAAATTCGTCGGTGAAAATAGCAAAGCTGTCGCTGCCAGAACGAGAAAGGCAGCGGCGAAGGAAGCTGAAACATCGAAAAAAGCTATGGAAGCAGAGGAAAAGGCCTGGCAAGATGACGATAAACAATTTCTGAAAAGGCAGCAGAGACAG GAGAAGCAGGAGAAGAAACGTCAGGAATATCTGGAGAAGAAAGCAGAAGCGAAAGCTCAACTGGAAAAAGAAATGGCAACTATAAAAGTGGGTGTTAAGCAGCCTCCGGCTAAAATAACCAGAGCGGACATTATGGTTGTTAAGGAAAAGCGCAATCCAGTGCCAACGAAAAAGAAGGAAGACGACAAGCCGCTTGAAGAGAATTTGAATAGATTAACAATTGAAGGTGAAACAGCACATGGTATAGACGAAGCCTTAACTATTTTAAG TACAAAGGAGCAGGAAATCGACCATCATCCCGAGAAGCGCGTGAAAGCTGCGTACGCCAGTTTTGAGGAGAAAATGATGCCTATCATTAAGGAGGAGAATCCTACACTAAGGTTAAGTCAATtgaagcaaatattgaagaagGAATGGATGAAGTCTCCAGAAAACCCACTCAATCAGAAATTACTCCTGAATCATTGA
- the LOC143373436 gene encoding uncharacterized protein LOC143373436, whose translation MATEGEQVVPGSPWYRKFFEHWRNRNRVGPGKVELIDCDFFIVGPRRTLRILKPCLKSGWYYENTNDRPESIIDNFFTRWSRRPHSSGNCRCSFRQSRRFSTAEEQIISAELNRIRTSLCEAEKSERAIEELEQRVSVNLQKLQVAENEQTNGDDRGDRDDTATSIDEINGDDQQAEEQTIKNKIVKDLEKYINVLLEEILDDTVKYIASVEDALIKDTSASKRRRDSSPASRRSSSDRGTSDKRKPVAERSSRNEESFNDISFSFGSNGKECACKDEVLSNEGYVNHGFIGSTNDPDSLDFYLRRSAAAEVTLEQLDCIDSGINSVETIEFQPDQEPSLEQSLLKIIDEKLGRTPLVNSWEDLSTGGRENDPRVQPTKGTDEKVVPRSGEQLSNDGGTEGSEVIGKNDAESGVPRDSGAQTAGGIDISADNLDGGEAAVDIKELEDTVNEPSFENLRLEFKDNGNEPSLRPKKGKAMTKLWEKLCANPAESNESLEKSSWNEKMGSFQLKKEASSIELEDYRKMWPDIEERPSSTAYEQSPPDLVTFRRNRKPMIVFIHGFGSSAEIFEHQLQYFSALGYPCIAPEMLGHGVSSAPSRSRDYHFSKLLKDLDTVLCHYAFKPGQKCVLVAHNYGCSFAAALACKYDSSIHQLVLISGGGPTPLAAPSTESAGHCCLRAILAPFLMCGLHREILYSARGRQHPYCGPEPPEQWPSHMKYVLDGMVWPEGDYVFHRRICTPTLLIHGLRDNKVSLVQECQMERTMLKAFLEAIPAAGHTPMTDCPEQVNHMIHCFIDLWKNKKW comes from the exons ATGGCTACGGAGGGAGAGCAGGTGGTGCCAGGCTCGCCTTGGTACAGGAAGTTCTTCGAGCATTGGAGGAACAGGAACCGCGTGGGCCCAGGCAAAGTGGAACTTATAGACTGCGACTTCTTCATCGTCGGTCCGCGTCGAACCCTGAGGATCCTGAAGCCTTGCCTGAAGAGCGGTTGGTATTACGAGAATACCAACGACAGGCCTGAGTCTATCATCGATAACTTCTTCACGCGCTGGTCGAGGAGACCTCATTCGTCCGGGAATTGTAGATGCTCTTTCAGGCAGTCGCGACGGTTCAGCACCGCCGAGGAGCAGATCATCTCCGCCGAATTGAACAGGATCAGAACCAGCCTCTGCGAGGCGGAGAAGAGCGAGCGCGCCATCGAGGAGCTCGAGCAGAGGGTGTCGGTGAACCTGCAGAAGCTCCAGGTGGCTGAGAACGAGCAAACGAATGGGGACGATAGGGGCGATAGGGACGACACGGCGACCAGCATCGACGAGATCAACGGGGACGATCAGCAGGCGGAGGAGCAGACAATCAAGAATAAAATCGTCAAGGATCTGGAGAAGTATATCAACGTGCTTCTCGAGGAGATACTCGACGACACTGTGAAATACATAGCGAGCGTCGAGGATGCTCTTATCAAGGATACAAGTGCGTCCAAAAGGAGGAGAGACTCTTCGCCGGCGTCGCGGCGATCTAGCAGCGATAGAGGGACCTCGGATAAAAGGAAACCAGTCGCCGAGCGATCCTCCCGTAACGAAGAGTCATTCAACGACATCAGCTTCTCTTTCGGCTCGAATGGGAAGGAGTGCGCGTGCAAGGACGAGGTATTAAGCAACGAGGGCTACGTTAACCACGGCTTTATCGGCTCCACCAACGATCCGGATTCCTTGGACTTCTACCTGCGACGATCAGCTGCCGCGGAAGTCACACTGGAGCAACTGGATTGCATCGACTCCGGGATAAACAGCGTCGAGACGATCGAGTTCCAGCCAGATCAGGAGCCGAGCCTGGAGCAATCCCTGCTGAAGATCATCGACGAGAAGCTCGGCAGAACGCCCCTGGTGAACAGTTGGGAGGACCTGAGCACAGGTGGCCGGGAGAACGATCCACGGGTCCAGCCGACAAAGGGAACGGACGAGAAGGTGGTTCCGAGAAGTGGCGAGCAGCTGAGCAACGATGGAGGCACCGAGGGATCGGAGGTCATCGGGAAGAATGATGCGGAAAGCGGCGTGCCGCGGGACTCGGGCGCTCAAACCGCCGGAGGAATCGATATCTCGGCGGATAATCTCGACGGAGGAGAGGCGGCGGTGGATATCAAGGAGCTAGAGGATACTGTTAACGAGCCCAGTTTCGAGAATCTGCGGCTGGAATTCAAGGACAACGGCAACGAGCCGTCCTTGAGGCCCAAAAAGGGTAAAGCGATGACGAAGCTGTGGGAAAAGTTGTGCGCGAACCCGGCCGAGTCTAACGAGTCCTTGGAAAAGAGCAGCTGGAATGAGAAGATGGGATCGTTCCAGCTGAAGAAGGAGGCCTCGTCTATCGAGCTCGAGGATTACAGGAAGATGTGGCCGGACATCGAGGAGAGACCATCTTCCACGGCCTACGAACAGAGCCCTCCGGACCTGGTCACGTTTCGGAGGAACAGGAAGCCGATGATCGTTTTCATCCACGGCTTCGGCTCGTCCGCGGAAATCTTCGAGCATCAGCTTCAGTATTTCTCGGCCCTGGGCTATCCTTGCATCGCGCCAGAGATGCTGGGCCACGGGGTGAGCTCGGCACCTAGTCGATCCAGAGATTATCACTTCAGCAAGTTGCTCAAGGATCTGGACACCGTGCTCTGCCATTACGCGTTCAAGCCAGGCCAGAAGTGCGTCCTCGTAGCGCACAATTATGG ATGCAGCTTCGCAGCTGCCTTGGCCTGCAAATACGACAGCAGTATCCACCAGCTAGTCTTGATATCTGGAGGTGGACCGACACCTTTGGCTGCGCCCAGCACCGAAAGCGCTGGTCACTGTTGCCTCAGAGCAATCCTGGCGCCTTTTTTAATGTGCGGCCTCCATAGAGAGATATTATATTCAGCGAGGGGCCGCCAACACCCTTACTGCGGCCCCGAGCCACCAGAACAATGGCCCTCGCACATGAAATACGTTTTGGACGGCATGGTCTGGCCGGAAGGAGACTACGTATTCCATAGAAGGATATGCACGCCGACGCTTCTCATACATGGCCTAAGGGACAACAAAGTATCGCTCGTGCAGGAATGCCAAATGGAAAGG aCCATGTTGAAAGCTTTCCTGGAAGCGATCCCTGCTGCCGGCCATACTCCCATGACTGATTGTCCAGAGCAAGTGAATCATATGATACACTGTTTCATAGACTTGTGGAAAAACAAGAAATGGTAG